One window from the genome of Pseudomonadota bacterium encodes:
- a CDS encoding FAD-binding oxidoreductase has translation MAENIIVGGGVYGTAVAWELATRGAEVLLLEAKHVASGASGGPGRRGVRANYRDHRELPLMVRSRALWPSLHERLNVSPLFEQTGHLMLLESVTDLAAADARVSMQHLCDVPTQRLSREALLDLEPDIAPAIQGAVHCPGDGVADHGATTRAYAAAAKAAGAMIRESVSATRLVTRDDRVVAVETGTGDTIPVDGNLLLLANSGVRKLVQPWLDLPTWNLPFQALLSAPLANNPVHHLIGHASRTLSLKREQDGRLMISGGRTGRWDAATQTGTTVTENVAANVADAVAVYPSLADLKVETADAGHLEADSIDGIPVIDRLPGLANVILATGWSGHGWAIAPATAQLIAAWALDGDKPTLLAPFAFSRFAQVRT, from the coding sequence ATGGCCGAGAACATAATCGTTGGCGGCGGCGTCTACGGGACTGCCGTCGCGTGGGAACTGGCGACGCGTGGCGCCGAGGTATTGCTGCTCGAAGCCAAACATGTTGCGTCCGGCGCATCCGGCGGACCGGGCCGGCGCGGCGTGCGCGCCAACTACCGCGATCACCGCGAACTGCCCTTGATGGTGCGCTCGCGCGCGCTGTGGCCCTCACTCCACGAGCGCCTGAACGTCTCGCCGCTGTTCGAGCAGACCGGACACTTGATGCTGCTGGAGAGCGTCACGGATCTGGCCGCCGCCGATGCCCGGGTCAGTATGCAACACCTCTGCGATGTACCAACGCAGAGACTATCGCGCGAGGCATTGCTGGACTTGGAACCGGACATCGCTCCGGCGATCCAAGGGGCGGTTCATTGTCCCGGCGACGGCGTTGCCGACCATGGCGCGACGACGCGCGCCTATGCTGCGGCCGCCAAAGCCGCCGGCGCCATGATTCGCGAGAGCGTCAGCGCCACGCGTCTGGTAACCCGTGACGATCGTGTCGTGGCGGTTGAAACCGGCACCGGCGACACCATCCCGGTAGACGGCAACCTGTTGCTGTTGGCCAACAGTGGCGTGCGCAAGCTGGTTCAACCCTGGCTCGATCTACCGACATGGAATTTGCCGTTTCAAGCGCTGCTCTCCGCGCCTTTGGCGAATAATCCGGTACACCATCTGATCGGCCATGCCAGCCGGACGCTGTCTCTGAAACGCGAGCAAGACGGCCGCTTGATGATCTCCGGCGGCCGCACCGGCCGCTGGGATGCCGCGACGCAGACCGGCACGACAGTTACGGAGAACGTCGCGGCCAATGTGGCCGATGCGGTCGCGGTTTATCCATCGCTGGCGGATCTGAAGGTCGAGACAGCCGACGCCGGGCATCTGGAGGCCGATTCGATCGACGGCATCCCAGTCATCGACCGGCTGCCTGGCCTCGCCAACGTTATCCTTGCGACCGGCTGGAGCGGCCACGGCTGGGCCATTGCACCGGCCACAGCGCAACTCATCGCGGCTTGGGCTCTCGACGGTGACAAACCGACGCTTCTTGCGCCCTTCGCTTTCAGTCGCTTCGCTCAGGTCCGCACGTAG
- a CDS encoding SDR family oxidoreductase, giving the protein MAKAPVMIVTGGSRGIGAAIARLAGERGYDVCVNYAASADRAEAVAGAIRAAGQNTIAVKADVAKPDDVEYLFQETDGALGGVDVLVNNAGISIETPVADHEVATIQSIIDTNLLGPMLTTRQAIRRMSTARGGKGGVIINISSISAIYGGLPGDVVYAGTKGGLDSFTLGIAKEVGQEGIRVCCVRPGLIRTEIWDDGMGQDEVIELGKKAVPMGRIGEVDEIASAALWLASDEAAYMTGAIINVSGGRETYVRT; this is encoded by the coding sequence ATGGCGAAGGCACCTGTTATGATTGTGACCGGTGGCAGCCGCGGCATCGGCGCAGCCATCGCGCGGTTGGCGGGCGAACGCGGCTATGACGTCTGCGTCAACTATGCGGCCTCGGCCGACCGGGCTGAAGCGGTTGCCGGCGCGATACGGGCGGCAGGGCAGAATACCATCGCGGTCAAGGCCGACGTGGCGAAGCCCGACGACGTCGAGTACTTGTTCCAGGAGACCGACGGTGCGCTGGGCGGCGTCGACGTGTTGGTCAACAACGCGGGTATCTCCATCGAAACGCCGGTCGCCGACCACGAGGTCGCGACAATCCAGTCGATCATCGATACCAACTTGCTGGGCCCCATGCTGACGACACGCCAAGCGATACGCCGCATGTCGACGGCGCGCGGCGGTAAGGGCGGCGTCATCATCAATATCTCGTCGATCTCCGCCATCTATGGCGGCCTGCCGGGCGATGTCGTCTACGCCGGTACGAAAGGCGGTCTCGACTCGTTCACCTTGGGCATCGCCAAGGAGGTTGGCCAGGAGGGCATCAGGGTATGCTGCGTGCGCCCGGGACTTATCCGGACCGAAATCTGGGATGACGGCATGGGCCAGGACGAGGTTATCGAGCTTGGCAAGAAGGCGGTGCCGATGGGCCGCATTGGTGAAGTCGACGAGATTGCGTCAGCGGCCCTGTGGCTTGCCTCCGACGAAGCAGCCTACATGACAGGTGCCATCATCAACGTCAGCGGTGGCCGAGAAACCTACGTGCGGACCTGA